A stretch of DNA from Besnoitia besnoiti strain Bb-Ger1 chromosome II, whole genome shotgun sequence:
tcgcggccgtcgctcgGGGGAAGGACTGCCTAATTCCGGAGAGTTCTCTTTTTTAAAAAAGTATTATTACACCACGCATGCGGATGTCGGTACACAGTCAACGCGTTAGCCTTGGATTTTCCGTACACACGCTGACCCGGTCGTATGTACCTATCGGCATCGTTCCTCGCTCCTCTGGAAATGACGCAGAACGCTTTGGCGCTTCATACCCCAGACAAATGTACTTGGTTTAACACGACAGCATAGAAGGTCTCGCTAGATTACTTTCAGAGTTTACAGTGGATCATGTTAACTAGTATTCaaaataccatgggagcgcAGATAATCTActatgtaactccgttcatggtGATCGAAAGAGCTTCACTCGGCGTACATCCAGTCGGTCAGCTTTTTTTGGGGAACAGCTCCTCGCCACGAAGCAAAGCTCCACGAAGCATGGAGCGCTCAAGGCGCATGCCGTGTTCTGCCTGCCTTGTGCGATGACGGCGGCTTCCAAAATGCAGAGGCACGCTCACTGCGGTTGCTTGTCGGCATTCGCTCTCCACTGTTGGAGAGTTTCTCGCGGGTAGCACGACGAGCGAGTCTGTCATTTGCGAATCGCTGCTGCCTCTACGGTGAGCGCGAGTCCACACTTCGGGCAGTTGAAAACAACATCAGCAGCGGTGGaaacacgcgcgccgcgcgctttgTGGGCGCTCTGAATGAAACGCAACCGATTAAAGGGATCGGAACGGAGTGCTAACTTCCTTTCAGAGCTGCGTACCGGCACACGGGCGCAACAACTTTATCCTACGGCGCGTATGTACATTAAAACATGGATGCTTTCCCTCATTTCCTCGACTAAGCACCATCCTTCGTCGACGCAGGCCTCACTTCAGCCTCCCAGGGGGCTCGAACCCCTGACCACCAGCTTAAAAGGCTGGCGCTCTACCGACTGAGCTAGAAGGGCTGtcgtctcgtcgccgcctaGCGAGAAAGCAATTTCGCAGGTGAAATGCTCTGACCTGCAAAGAATGTAGGAGCTTCCCGAGAAGAGAGCTTTCCTCTCCGGAGTCGCAAACAGCCCATCAGCCGGAAGCAGTCTCCGTCGAAAACGTAACCACACGCACTCAATATTcagtatatgtgtatgtaagCATAAAATTTCAACCGCCGTGAGGCACTGTGTAGGCAAGCTCGTTGCTGTGTGGGCCGCGCTGATAACTGCCCCTTTTgagctgcatgcggaggTTAGAATGTGGCAATCATGGTAATGCCCGTAACGACAAATTGTGAAACAAGGCTTGTTGTGCCTCCTGAtgctcgcgctcttcgcttCACTATCGGTCCGGAGGACCAGTTGCTGATTTTACATTTGTTATCCTGCCCGCGCTTGGTCACTGCCAGCTTCGAGGGCTGTTCGAGCGGGGACCCCCGCAGTTATTATACCTCACTGCACATCACCCGTGGCTGGCGTCGCTTGCGATCCTGTAGGCGCGCTTTCGAGTGGTCCCAGTACAGCGACGGGCTTTCATTCTTGTCCCGCAGATGCAAGGACGGCCTCTCTAGCTCAGTCGGTAGAGCGCCAGCCTTTTAAGCTGGTGGTCAGGGGTTCGAGCCCCCTGGGGGGCTTTCCGAGGTAGCCAAGGACTTGGTTTCACTGTTTATTTACCCAAGGGCAATTTCATAAGTAGTCCTCGGAACGCATTCGGACATCGCCTGCACCTTGCGTTACCGCACGGTACAGGTGCGTGGAAAACACGCGAGGTATGGGGTCTCTCTCCCGGTTGGCGAGCCGCAGTGTGCCCGCGGAGACGGTCCGCTGATATGGTGATATGCAACGCTTCTTGTGGGAAACACATGACGATGCGTAGGGCTGCAAGACAGTCTTCGTTTTCGAAATACGCGCTTTCCGTCCTCACTGCCCGTGGACGCAGGACGAGTACTTCGTCCATGTCTCGCTATTGCGCAAACAGCGCTTTCCTGCTGGGCAGCTGGGGCTCCACCAACTGTTTTACTGAGCGAAAATGCGGGCGACGTTCGATTTCCCGAAACATGACGACCACGGGGCACATAATACTGAGGCCGCTGGCTTGCTGCTCACGCTCAGAAGTGTGTTAGTTGTTCATCAACGAACGTCGTACTGTAAAGTACTTTTTTCGATGGTGTCTCAAAGTGGACTAAAATACATCGCAGCTCCGTCGAGACGACGATACGCAGACGGGCGAGTGCCCCTAAAGGTGGGTGTTGCATGTGATGTTCGAGCTCGGACGGAGTATTCTTCTGACGCTGTCGCAGCGTGTTGGCCAGTTCTGTCAAGTTTTCTTTGCTGTCTGAGTGTACGTTGACAGGGGATGGACGCCAGTTGGTCAATGCGGAAAACACATTCTCGAGGAGCGCAGTACCAACACGCTTACACATGCACATGGAGAGGCAACATTGCAtatctctatctatatatgtgcatTTATATGCAGATGTGCTCCACGACGAAATAACGATTATGCGTATGCATGAAACAAGAATACGCGGAACCCCGCCCATACGTAACGCTCGTTTTCGGCGATGGAGCTGGGACACCTCAGAGACTTTCTATCTCCTTTTCTCTATCGACAGTACTCACTCGCTCCTTCCTCACCTTCTTCATCAAGGAAGCAAAACAACAATAAACAACACGGTTGTGCCAGATCCTGCTTTGTGTGTCTCAAACCCTTCCTGACCTCCCATCCTTCGCGGGCTCACTCTTGGCTAGCCGTCGAGATCCATCCTGCGAAGTCCTTCAAAAGATTCTCAAAATCTGCTGGAGCCTTCTCCACTGAACGCAGTAGAAACACGCAGAAGGTGAGCGCGACATTTTCAGGCATCCACGAGATTGAAAATTCGGAATCAAACCGCGAGGACCTCAAAAATACGCACAAGACGACGGCAGCCACGTCCAGCCGACGGAGGCTGCGCCCTGAGACCGAAGGAGATCGCGAACACGTAAAGGATGCCGAGGCACACAACATTCGGATACGGGCTTGAGGCACCAACACGCTGAAAGGCACTCGTGTGGGAACgaacgcgagaggaggaaagaaggaaaatGCCGCATATGCGAAATGAACTCAAAAACACAGGAGCTAGATCCAGAAACCATAGGCCGCATGAGCATTCCGCGTACTTTCGGTAGAGAGAACGGCGCGCTTCAAATCTTCTTCTGTGAACCGACACCCTGGAAAATAGACGTACACGCAAGCAGAAACAACAAGACCGGAGAATTCTAAAAGGAATGCGCTGTAGTGCATACGCTTGACGGTCATCCGTGCCTCTATTGAGTCGCTtagcgacgccgccgactcAATACGTGCCTAGGTAAACTGAGGGCATGCATGGCGTCATGTAGGCCTGTGCGCACAAGCATCTACACACCCCCTTTGTAACTCCGCATGTCGCACAAAAAAGTGTCTATCGCTGCTGATACAGCAAAAtaatatatctatatctgtctatctaaGCATCCAactatctatctacctatctatctatatatgtatatatctatacatataggTCTCAGGGGGTCAATGGGCTCGCTGAGAGGGTAAGCAGCCACGCTGGCTGCAGTCAGCAGTCGCATTTCGTTCTggggtcgccgcgcgcactGACCTCGAAGCGAAACAGTAAGCGCGTCAACCAGTTCAGGGCAGAGACAGTCCGAGTAGATCTTCGCCTCCGTCACTGCGCCATGAGCAACGTTCACATGAACCTCCTGCATGGCCAAAAAGTAGGTGCAAAAGGAACTTAAACCAAGATTGGCTCGCAAAGACCGTCGAATCCTCGGTGCCCGCATCCTCTCACGTGCAGTCACCCGCGCGCCTTGCGATGGACCGCATGCGGACGCAAACCACCACTGGagaaaaacacgaaaaaacTGCGGCAAGATGTAGACAGCCCCCGCTCAAGCCTGAACCTTTTACGCATAAATCGCGTGCCTGCGTATCTACATGCTCAtgcgaatatatatatatatatatatatgcatatgtatatatatgtataggcATGTATGCGTTAGTGAGTACGCGTCCGACTCCACACATATGCACGTAAGCGTGCCCTGTGAAAATCCtcggagaagaaaagataGCCGCATCACCCACGTGGTGCAAGAGCAGAGTCAGTAACCTACGGAGCCacgacatatatatatatatatatatatatatatatatatatatatatatatatatatatatatatatggtgtACATCTTCTCGAGCGCGACCGCGTGTGCAGACATGTGGATATTCTCTCTGGCGGAGAGAGCTTACAAACGATCCCCAGGGGAATCTGTGAGAGAGCGACCGTTCAAAGGCGGGGCTGTGGCCGTAGCGCCACTCCCAGTTGGAGAGTGTTTGCAGGTGAGTCTGGAAGCCTGGATGCTCACGCATGCGGTACTGCGTGCCGTCGACCTGCAGCGACTCGACGGGCTCGACGTCCCGCGAgattttcttctccgctgcagctccgTACTCCTCGATGAACGAGGCGATGATGGCATCGCACAgctgagagagaaaacagcgaGAAAGCGCAGCGGATTGATGAGAGGTTCGCGAAAGATCGAGACTCATAAGGCTAGATGAGAGACACCGCGGAGACGATGAAGACGGAAGGTAAACACAGGCGCGAAGCACAGGCCCAGAGATTTTGCAACGCATAAAGGCAAAAACAGGAAGTAACGAAGAAACGAAGCGGCAGCACTGAAAAAACACTAGGATACTGGTTAAACGGACACAGAGAAAAATCACTAAAGGAAAAAACAGATATTGCAGGGAAACACCGAGCGTCGCGTTTTTTTTAGATCTACTCCTACGATGAACGCTTGCGGCCTACGTTTTCATGGGTGATGCCAGCATACAAAGTCTTCAGGTTCACAACGCGAGAAGCAACGCTCTTAATGCTTTTGCTGTCGAGCTTCTCCTTGCTCGGAGTCAAGTACCGGGTCAGCGCCTCGCAGTCCACCTCCCGCATCAGAGTGCCTGGAAACTCCCAAGAAATGGCAAAGAGGCATGTATGCACagctatatatatgtatatatatgcggtACACACATCTTTATGTcattatacatatatatatatatatatacatgcatatcgGCACCTTCTTATGTATGTGCATAGGTACAGCACGATGGACAGTGGCTCTGTCTGATGCTCTGTGAGTTTTTTGCCTTTTCGGCCTGTAGAAGAGACGTAAACACTCCATATGATCCGAAGTACAACGATCAGGCAGGCGCGTCGATTGGATGCTGGCAGACTGCTTGAGGAGCGCctttcctcgcgctgcctgtAGCTTCGCATCTCTGACTGTGGCTTCGCCTGTGCGTACCGTGGTGTAGCCAGCTGTGAGGCAGTTTCGAATACGCCGCTCCTGAGAACTGGGGAAACGACAAGACACCTCGCACTGCAGTGAGACATCATTGGGCAAACGCGCTCGCATGCATCGCCTCAAGCAGCAGCCATGCACTAAGGCGGGCACCCAAGCGCGTCTAGATACACCAAACAATCAAACTGAGTTGCgattcctcttctctgcaaGCGGCATTCACTCGTCACTCGAAGCCATGGCGGTGAGGAGTCGGTGCGCGTTttgcacgcggcgcccgcctcaccTTCCGcccgtccgccgcgacgaggtCGTTTcgcccgctcgccgcgcctttcACGCAGAAGGCCttctcgagggcgcgcaggaTGATGTTGTTGTTGCGCTCTTTGCTGTG
This window harbors:
- a CDS encoding lipoyltransferase and lipoate-protein ligase subfamily protein (encoded by transcript BESB_037800); amino-acid sequence: MRIVTPSRAGVGSLLRQPDALPPLPPAARFSRASPSVPAARPFASTPVVLRSSSLLPNARGVSPLAALQRRAAFSTSSSSAGALRILSSASNDIVENLATECFLIDVFGKRAGTPDAAEREDEGRRQARADSAEARDSSVPLLFLWRNDKTIVIGRHQNAWRECNIQKMEEDGVTLARRYTGGGAVYQDLGNTCFTFLDPLALHSKERNNNIILRALEKAFCVKGAASGRNDLVAADGRKFSGAAYSKLPHSWLHHGTLMREVDCEALTRYLTPSKEKLDSKSIKSVASRVVNLKTLYAGITHENLCDAIIASFIEEYGAAAEKKISRDVEPVESLQVDGTQYRMREHPGFQTHLQTLSNWEWRYGHSPAFERSLSHRFPWGSFEVHVNVAHGAVTEAKIYSDCLCPELVDALTVSLRGCRFTEEDLKRAVLSTEMEKAPADFENLLKDFAGWISTASQE